A window from Citrus sinensis cultivar Valencia sweet orange chromosome 5, DVS_A1.0, whole genome shotgun sequence encodes these proteins:
- the LOC102610668 gene encoding heavy metal-associated isoprenylated plant protein 36 isoform X2: MFYTLSLVLYSFSSKLKASIFLNWVLFIFGVYTTKIDLRQHKVVVKGDVAAETLIGKLEKNGKHAELWPESKAEQKEKKQSKGKNKEKQQQQQQQQQQGDQESSDEGNKNPAEKETVKEPSKSKENGNGGAGTSKNVENNGAVHHVIKVNEVVGQVAKESKPDQVKQTVTFAAGGQSPVGDKKAGDSESEGGVEKSGGGGGSGGKKKKKKGHKGNNGNSNVVIGGGEPFGGVGGDAPAGTGSPMYGPHGPTHAPFPFPASYSPPRQHGYPYAQYAPPPHYYTPPVYATSYNTAHPRPGYTTSYYTAPTPNSYAYMHAGTGSEIPPSDVDSYSSQPSDSFEIFSDENPNACAIM; encoded by the exons ATG TTCTATACTCTATCGTTAGTTCTGTACTCTTTCAGCTCAAAACTCAAAGCTTCAATTTTTCTCAACTgggttttgttcatttttg GTGTTTATACcacaaaaattgatttgaggcAACACAAAGTGGTAGTAAAAGGAGATGTAGCTGCTGAAACTTTGATCGGGAAACTGGAAAAGAATGGGAAGCATGCTGAGTTATGGCCTGAATCAAAAGCAGagcaaaaagagaaaaagcaaagcaaaggTAAGAACAAAgagaagcagcagcagcagcaacaacaacaacaacaaggtGACCAAGAAAGCAGTGATGAAGGCAACAAGAACCcagcagaaaaagaaacagTGAAAGAACCTtccaaaagcaaagaaaatggaaatggCGGCGCTGGCACTAGCAAGAATGTTGAAAACAATGGTGCTGTTCATCATGTTATCAAAGTTAATGAGGTTGTTGGGCAAGTAGCCAAGGAGTCAAAGCCTGATCAGGTGAAGCAAACTGTGACCTTCGCGGCCGGTGGCCAGTCGCCGGTTGGTGACAAGAAAGCTGGTGATAGTGAGAGTGAGGGTGGTGTTGAGAAAAGTGGTGGCGGTGGCGGGAGTGgagggaaaaagaagaaaaagaaggggCATAAAGGGAATAACGGCAATAGTAATGTTGTTATTGGTGGGGGTGAACCTTTTGGTGGTGTTGGTGGTGATGCACCAGCAGGTACTGGATCACCCATGTATGGGCCTCATGGGCCTACCCATGCCCCATTTCCGTTCCCAGCAAGTTATAGCCCTCCACGTCAGCATGGGTATCCATATGCTCAGTATGCCCCACCACCGCATTATTATACACCCCCAGTGTATGCTACGAGTTACAACACAGCACACCCCAGGCCTGGCTACACCACATCGTATTATACTGCACCGACACCGAATTCTTACGCGTATATGCATGCGGGTACCGGGAGTGAAATTCCACCGTCCGATGTTGATTCCTACTCTTCACAGCCCTCCGATTCGTTCGAGATATTTAGCGACGAAAACCCAAATGCATGTGCAATCATGTGA
- the LOC102610047 gene encoding formin-like protein 11 produces the protein MGAFSKIVHKIFIITIMMVLFLLLSLHRSHILIIDAEASLDAASADYYYSKVQKVSGEDENEQKEALIVEKFRTLLGLRSFKASKRPLHGHDSEYFSPAPSPAPSFEAETPAPATLQPIRAHAHHPSQQSNPKPHHKIQKESTDKERVRRVLLPVLVSTGAVFVVCVLGVIWVCCSRKYHKKSIRTMSVFGKKGRIKGKSKYASSQRSTSKVNLNPSLDLFYLNSLGGDLEQQTSCLKPINENVTTSSKKQEVIKSESDNASSSSTREITSVHEDAADSIKYQSDGGNSSSGDKIIPIECHSSDDESFHSFNDSNSSNIRLSNASAASVSDTQEIFSPNLAKIPQSPMPSSPNLQNEIHHTLSNDREENVKVAHSPDCQKNFEASPSPPPPPPPTPPPLPPTVSYSHSKSSSCPAKLISKASCSSTMQSLSSPRNSDSSSELHQTTQSVLLSPQETLKPSPAFPGIPPPPCPPPPYKQNKCSMKGPPPPPSLLPHDTPVGKDGAPLPKLKPLHWDKVRAAPDRSMVWDKLKSSSFELDEEMIESLFGYNLQNSMKNDETKSKTPSPSKHVLEPKRLQNITILSKALNVTDEQVCDALMRGEGLSLQQLEALVKMVPTKEEETKLSSYKGNINELGSAEKFVKAMLGIPFAFQRAEVMLYRETFEDEVVHLRNSFSMLEEACKELRSSRLFLKLLEAVLKTGNRMNVGTIRGGAKAFKLDALLKLADVKGTDGKTTLLHFVVQEIIRSEGIRVADSIMGKINQRNKAKTIEEREEDYRRMGLDLVSGLSTELYNVKKTATIDLDVLASSVSNLKDGMAKLQHLLDLCIDEKSGNFVHSMNAFVKYAERNIKELQEDESRVFLHVREITEYFHGYVSKEEANPLRIFVIVRDFLGMLDHVCKELRNLKVASSPNPLAPFR, from the exons ATGGGAGCTTTTTCTAAGATTGTGCACAAGATCTTCATCATTACCATCATGATGGTCTTATTCCTTCTCCTGTCATTGCACAGGTCTCACATTTTGATTATTGATGCTGAGGCCTCATTGGATGCAGCATCGgcagattattattactccaAAGTTCAGAAAGTTTCAGGAGAAGATGAGAATGAACAGAAGGAAGCTTTGATAGTGGAGAAGTTCAGAACATTGCTTGGACTGAGGAGTTTCAAAGCATCCAAAAGGCCATTACATGGTCATGATTCAGAATATTTTTCACCAGCACCTTCTCCAGCACCAAGCTTTGAAGCTGAGACTCCAGCTCCTGCTACACTGCAGCCAATTCGAGCACATGCTCATCATCCTTCCCAGCAGTCAAATCCAAAACCACATCACAAGATTCAGAAGGAAAGTACGGATAAAGAAAGAGTTAGAAGAGTTCTATTACCGGTTCTTGTGTCCACAGGAGCTGTGTTTGTAGTTTGTGTTCTCGGGGTCATCTGGGTCTGTTGTAGCAGAAAATACCACAAGAAGTCTATAAGAACCATGTCGGTGTTCGGTAAGAAAGGAAGAATCAAAGGTAAATCCAAGTATGCGAGTTCTCAGAGATCAACAAGCAAGGTAAACTTAAATCCTAGCCTTGATCTCTTCTATCTAAATTCATTAGGAGGGGACTTAGAGCAACAAACTTCTTGTCTCAAACCaattaatgaaaatgtaaCCACATCCTCAAAAAAACAAGAAGTGATAAAATCAGAATCAGATAATGCTAGCAGTTCCTCCACTAGGGAAATCACTTCTGTCCATGAAGATGCTGCAGATTCAATTAAGTATCAATCTGATGGTGGTAATTCCTCATCTGGTGATAAAATTATTCCTATTGAGTGTCATTCATCTGATGATGAATCCTTTCATTCTTTCAACGattcaaattcatcaaatattCGGCTTTCCAATGCTTCAGCTGCTAGTGTTAGTGACACACAAGAGATTTTCTCCCCAAATTTGGCAAAGATACCTCAATCTCCTATGCCTTCTTCCCCaaatttacaaaatgaaattcatcATACTCTCAGCAATGACAGAGAGGAAAATGTTAAAGTTGCGCACTCTCCAGATTGTCAAAAGAATTTCGAGGCCTCGCCTTCACCCCCACCACCTCCCCCTCCTACTCCACCTCCTCTTCCTCCAACTGTGAGTTATTCTCATTCGAAGTCCTCTTCTTGCCCGGCTAAACTTATATCTAAAGCATCATGTTCTTCCACAATGCAAAGTTTGTCATCTCCTAGGAATTCAGATTCCTCTTCAGAACTACACCAAACTACCCAGAGTGTCTTGCTTTCCCCTCAAGAAACTTTAAAACCCTCACCAGCATTTCCCGGTATTCCTCCACCGCCGTGCCCACCTCCACcttacaaacaaaacaaatgctCTATGAAAGGGCCACCTCCGCCGCCATCTCTACTTCCTCATGACACACCAGTGGGGAAAGATGGAGCTCCTCTGCCGAAATTAAAGCCACTTCATTGGGACAAAGTAAGAGCAGCACCTGACCGTTCTATGGTGTGGGACAAGCTCAAATCAAGCTCATTTGA GTTGGATGAAGAAATGATTGAGTCACTTTTTGGAtacaatttacaaaattcaatgAAGAATGATGAAACAAAGAGCAAAACGCCTTCTCCAAGCAAGCATGTCCTTGAGCCCAAGAGACTACAGAACATAACCATTCTCTCAAAAGCCTTGAATGTAACCGATGAGCAAGTGTGCGATGCATTAATGCGAG GGGAGGGATTGTCTTTACAGCAACTAGAAGCACTAGTGAAAATGGTTCCaacaaaggaagaagaaaCTAAGCTCTCAAGCTACAAAGGAAACATCAATGAACTAGGATCTGCGGAGAAGTTTGTCAAAGCAATGCTTGGCATCCCGTTTGCCTTTCAACGAGCTGAAGTCATGCTTTACCGCGAAACTTTTGAAGATGAGGTGGTTCATCTGAGAAACTCCTTTTCAATGCTAGAG GAGGCTTGCAAGGAACTGAGATCAAGCAGGCTGTTCCTGAAGTTACTTGAGGCTGTGCTCAAAACAGGCAACAGGATGAATGTTGGAACAATAAGAGGAGGCGCGAAAGCATTTAAGCTCGATGCCCTCCTTAAGCTTGCTGATGTGAAAGGAACTGATGGGAAAACAACCTTGCTTCACTTTGTTGTCCAAGAAATCATCAGGTCAGAAGGAATAAGAGTTGCAGATAGCATAATGGGGAAGATCAATCAGAGAAACAAAGCCAAAACTATCGAAGAAAGGGAGGAAGATTACAGAAGAATGGGCCTAGACCTTGTTTCAGGTTTAAGCACAGAACTTTACAATGTCAAGAAAACAGCCACCATTGACTTGGATGTTCTCGCCAGCTCAGTCTCTAACTTAAAAGATGGAATGGCAAAGCTGCAACATCTTTTAGACTTATGCATTGACGAGAAAAGTGGGAACTTCGTGCACTCAATGAATGCTTTCGTGAAATATGCAGAGAGGAACATAAAGGAGCTTCAAGAAGATGAAAGTAGGGTCTTCTTACATGTTAGAGAAATCACTGAGTACTTCCACGGATATGTGAGCAAAGAAGAAGCCAACCCCCTGAGGATTTTTGTGATTGTAAGAGACTTTCTGGGGATGTTAGATCATGTTTGTAAAGAACTCAGGAACTTGAAAGTGGCCAGCAGTCCAAATCCTCTGGCTCCATTCAGATAG
- the LOC102610668 gene encoding heavy metal-associated isoprenylated plant protein 36 isoform X1, with product MATAPSECKAETKPESKPEANKEKEAGENQEQLKCKTWVLRVSIHCEGCKRKVHKILTNIDGVYTTKIDLRQHKVVVKGDVAAETLIGKLEKNGKHAELWPESKAEQKEKKQSKGKNKEKQQQQQQQQQQGDQESSDEGNKNPAEKETVKEPSKSKENGNGGAGTSKNVENNGAVHHVIKVNEVVGQVAKESKPDQVKQTVTFAAGGQSPVGDKKAGDSESEGGVEKSGGGGGSGGKKKKKKGHKGNNGNSNVVIGGGEPFGGVGGDAPAGTGSPMYGPHGPTHAPFPFPASYSPPRQHGYPYAQYAPPPHYYTPPVYATSYNTAHPRPGYTTSYYTAPTPNSYAYMHAGTGSEIPPSDVDSYSSQPSDSFEIFSDENPNACAIM from the exons ATGGCAACGGCACCATCCGAGTGTAAAGCTGAAACTAAACCTGAATCTAAACCAGAAGCTAATAAGGAGAAAGAAGCTGGAGAAAATCAAGAACAACTTAAGTGTAAG ACATGGGTGCTGAGAGTCTCCATCCACTGTGAAGGATGCAAAAGGAAAGTACACAAGATCCTAACAAACATTGATG GTGTTTATACcacaaaaattgatttgaggcAACACAAAGTGGTAGTAAAAGGAGATGTAGCTGCTGAAACTTTGATCGGGAAACTGGAAAAGAATGGGAAGCATGCTGAGTTATGGCCTGAATCAAAAGCAGagcaaaaagagaaaaagcaaagcaaaggTAAGAACAAAgagaagcagcagcagcagcaacaacaacaacaacaaggtGACCAAGAAAGCAGTGATGAAGGCAACAAGAACCcagcagaaaaagaaacagTGAAAGAACCTtccaaaagcaaagaaaatggaaatggCGGCGCTGGCACTAGCAAGAATGTTGAAAACAATGGTGCTGTTCATCATGTTATCAAAGTTAATGAGGTTGTTGGGCAAGTAGCCAAGGAGTCAAAGCCTGATCAGGTGAAGCAAACTGTGACCTTCGCGGCCGGTGGCCAGTCGCCGGTTGGTGACAAGAAAGCTGGTGATAGTGAGAGTGAGGGTGGTGTTGAGAAAAGTGGTGGCGGTGGCGGGAGTGgagggaaaaagaagaaaaagaaggggCATAAAGGGAATAACGGCAATAGTAATGTTGTTATTGGTGGGGGTGAACCTTTTGGTGGTGTTGGTGGTGATGCACCAGCAGGTACTGGATCACCCATGTATGGGCCTCATGGGCCTACCCATGCCCCATTTCCGTTCCCAGCAAGTTATAGCCCTCCACGTCAGCATGGGTATCCATATGCTCAGTATGCCCCACCACCGCATTATTATACACCCCCAGTGTATGCTACGAGTTACAACACAGCACACCCCAGGCCTGGCTACACCACATCGTATTATACTGCACCGACACCGAATTCTTACGCGTATATGCATGCGGGTACCGGGAGTGAAATTCCACCGTCCGATGTTGATTCCTACTCTTCACAGCCCTCCGATTCGTTCGAGATATTTAGCGACGAAAACCCAAATGCATGTGCAATCATGTGA
- the LOC102611170 gene encoding 40S ribosomal protein S21-2 has product MQNEEGQNMDLYIPRKCSATNRLITSKDHAAVQINIGHVDADGIYTGQFSTFALCGFVRAQGDGDSAIDRLWQKKKVEVRQQ; this is encoded by the exons ATGCAGAACGAGGAGGGTCAAAACATGGATCTCTATATCCCCAGGAAGTG TTCCGCCACAAACAGGCTCATCACCTCCAAGGATCACGCCGCTGTCCAGATCAACATCGGGCACGTTGATGCTGATGGCATTTACACTGGCCAATTCTCCACTTTCGCTCTCTGCGGCTTCGTCCGTGCTCAG GGTGACGGTGACAGCGCCATTGACAGGCTTTGGCAAAAGAAGAAAGTTGAGGTCCGACAACaataa
- the LOC102610370 gene encoding respiratory burst oxidase homolog protein B: MDIQDYKDDSLSETGSTTSSRVGYSGPLSGPLVTTTNKKNSSRKSARFKDQDECYVEITLDVRDDSVSVQNIRGGDSETAFLASRLERKPSSSSALSARLRQVSQELKRMASSKRFDKVDRTKSGAARALKGLKFITKNVGTEGWGEVEKRFDELAVDGMLPKSSFGQCIGMNESKDFASELFDALARRRGLTSSSITKSELRGFWEQITDQSFDARLETFFDMVDKNLDGRITEEEVKEIIALSASANKLSKIQERVEEYAALIMEELDPHNLGYIELYNLEMLLLQAPSQSANLLTDSRVLSQMLSQRLVPTKDRNPIKKCCRGLSYFVQDNWKRIWVMLLWLSICAGLFTWKFIQYKHRAVFHVMGYCVTTAKGAAETLKFNMALILLPVCRNTITWLRSRTKLGQVVPFDDNINFHKVIAVGIAIGVGLHAGAHLTCDFPRLLHATDEEYEPMKPFFGDDRPDDYWWFVKGTEGWTGVVMVVLMAISYTLAQPWFRRNRLNLPKILKKLTGFNAFWYSHHLFVIVYVLFIIHGYFLYLSKKWYKRTTWMYLAVPVLLYACERLIRAFRSGYKSVRILKVAVYPGNVLALQMSKPQGFKYTSGQYIFVNCAAVSQFQWHPFSITSAPGDDYLSIHIRTLGDWTSQLKAIFAKVCQPPSVDQSGLLRADIGQADNRPRIPKLLIDGPYGAPAQDYKDYDVLLLVGLGIGATPLISIIKDVLNNIKQQKEIEEGIIEDGGATKNSKKKPFATKRAYFYWVTREQGSFEWFRGVMNEVAEYDQDGVIELHNYCTSVYEEGDARSALITMLQSIHHAKNGLDIVSGTRVKTHFARPNWRTVFKHVAVKHTDERVGVFYCGAPGLTGELRRLSQDFSRKTTTKFDFHKENF, from the exons ATGGATATTCAAGACTACAAAGACGACTCATTATCCGAAACCGGAAGCACAACAAGCTCAAGAGTAGGCTACAGCGGGCCGTTGAGCGGTCCGTTGGTGACAACAACGAACAAAAAGAACAGCAGCAGAAAGAGTGCCAGGTTCAAGGACCAAGATGAGTGCTACGTAGAAATCACACTGGACGTGCGAGATGATTCAGTTTCTGTCCAGAACATCAGGGGAGGTGATTCGGAGACGGCGTTTTTGGCCAGCAGATTGGAGAGGaagccttcttcttcttctgcacTTTCGGCCCGGTTGAGGCAAGTTTCGCAGGAGCTAAAGCGAATGGCTTCTTCAAAGCGATTTGATAAAGTTGATCGCACCAAGTCGGGAGCCGCTCGTGCTTTGAAAGGGCTAAAGTTTATCACCAAGAATGTGGGGACTGAAGGTTGGGGCGAAGTTGAAAAGCGCTTTGATGAATTGGCTGTTGATGGGATGCTGCCTAAATCCAGCTTTGGTCAATGCATAG GGATGAACGAATCAAAGGATTTTGCGAGTGAATTATTTGACGCATTGGCTCGTAGGAGAGGCTTAACATCTTCTTCAATTACCAAGTCTGAGTTGAGAGGATTTTGGGAACAGATTACAGACCAAAGCTTTGATGCTAGGCTTGAAACCTTCTTTGACAT GGTGGACAAGAATTTAGATGGGAGGATCACTGAAGAAGAGGTGAAAGag ATTATTGCTCTAAGTGCATCTGCAAATAAGCTGTCAAAAATCCAAGAACGTGTGGAAGAATATGCAGCTCTAATCATGGAAGAGCTCGACCCCCACAATCTCGGTTACATTGAG CTGTACAATCTGGAAATGTTATTGCTCCAAGCTCCAAGCCAATCGGCAAACCTGCTAACCGATAGTCGCGTTTTGAGCCAGATGCTCAGTCAAAGATTGGTGCCAACCAAAGACAGAAACCCGATCAAGAAATGCTGCAGAGGCCTGAGCTACTTTGTCCAGGACAATTGGAAGAGAATTTGGGTGATGCTACTCTGGCTTTCAATCTGTGCAGGTCTTTTCACCTGGAAATTCATTCAGTATAAACATCGTGCGGTGTTTCATGTCATGGGGTATTGTGTTACCACAGCTAAGGGTGCAGCTGAGACACTTAAGTTCAACATGGCTCTAATTCTTCTCCCAGTGTGCAGAAATACCATTACTTGGCTTAGAAGCAGAACGAAGTTGGGACAAGTTGTTCCCTTCGATGACAATATCAATTTTCACAAG GTTATTGCTGTGGGGATAGCCATTGGAGTTGGGCTACATGCTGGAGCACATTTAACCTGTGATTTTCCTAGGCTGCTGCATGCAACGGATGAGGAGTATGAGCCAATGAAGCCATTCTTTGGCGATGACCGGCCGGATGACTACTGGTGGTTTGTCAAAGGGACCGAGGGCTGGACCGGAGTGGTGATGGTGGTGCTGATGGCAATATCCTACACGTTAGCTCAGCCTTGGTTCCGCCGCAACAGATTAAACCTCCCTAAAATCCTTAAAAAACTCACAGGATTCAATGCCTTCTGGTATTCACATCACCTGTTTGTTATTGTCTATGTGCTATTCATCATCCATGGCTACTTTCTCTACCTTTCCAAGAAATGGTATAAGAGAACG ACATGGATGTATTTGGCAGTTCCAGTGTTATTATATGCTTGTGAACGCCTTATTCGAGCATTCAGGTCTGGCTATAAATCAGTGAGGATTCTTAAG GTTGCAGTGTATCCCGGAAACGTGCTAGCTCTGCAAATGTCAAAGCCTCAAGGATTCAAGTACACTAGTGGGCAGTACATATTTGTAAATTGTGCAGCAGTTTCTCAATTTCAATG GCACCCTTTCTCCATTACTTCAGCTCCTGGAGACGATTATCTGAGCATTCATATCCGTACCTTGGGAGACTGGACATCTCAACTCAAAGCCATATTCGCCAAG GTATGTCAACCTCCATCAGTCGATCAAAGTGGCCTATTAAGGGCAGATATCGGACAAGCCGATAACAGGCCTAG GATTCCAAAACTCTTGATTGATGGTCCCTATGGAGCTCCAGCACAGGACTACAAAGATTACGATGTTCTCCTCCTCGTAGGCCTCGGAATTGGAGCCACCCCATTAATCAGCATAATTAAGGATGTGCTCAATAACATTAAGCAACAGAAGGAAATAGAAGAAGGAATCATAGAAGATGGCGGCGCAACGAAAAATAGTAAGAAAAAGCCTTTTGCAACCAAGCGAGCTTATTTCTACTGGGTCACCCGCGAGCAGGGATCGTTCGAGTGGTTCAGGGGCGTAATGAACGAGGTTGCGGAGTACGATCAAGACGGCGTGATTGAGCTCCATAATTACTGCACCAGTGTTTATGAAGAAGGAGATGCAAGATCGGCTCTAATCACCATGCTTCAGTCCATCCATCATGCTAAAAATGGTCTTGATATTGTTTCTGGCACCAGGGTGAAGACCCATTTTGCTAGACCAAATTGGAGAACTGTGTTTAAGCATGTCGCTGTTAAACACACTGACGAAAGAGTTG GGGTGTTTTACTGTGGTGCTCCAGGATTGACTGGAGAATTACGGCGGCTCTCTCAAGACTTCTCTCGGAAAACTACAaccaaatttgattttcacaAAGAAAACTTTTGA
- the LOC127902730 gene encoding uncharacterized protein LOC127902730 encodes MDSVVLQLCYDGWWETLADGRTEYVNTKNTAFLVRKDCTFEQFMARVYEVLQINPIEYSLSMKKTLRSSNTMYRACSLPMDIFNDEIVNVVLHMASDVVNYGCIPIFVTTHPRVSAENPEPLVESKSSFRANESVPDIEEEVLPQQMSFQQHYSPVNENNDTIDDNGITIADVEDNVLPLGTSLGQHYSPFQNNEFRSYDDPGYNTNNTEADNVQGMNSNTEVDDMDTGHSDIPINNEDEHQYDIPVNNRENRPIPPMARSRRRTTVDPLVSLAPVLPSNLVAPDLVRSCNSADIGVGKLFVEKNELILELRKVALREKFDFKIARSTTTRFEAHCSSESCNWRLRATRGSDEHNVPWVVRRVDNVHTCSNEVLPSGLRQVRSRVVGHLIADKFIQDKRIYTPNDIRTDMQQEYGVQLTYQQAYRAKEVGLEIVRGNPAESYNLLPKYSHVLTKANEGTVTHLQRDGDDNFLYYFVALGSSIKGFTQYIRPVIAVDGTHLKGLYRGSMFVATCL; translated from the coding sequence atGGATTCCGTTGTACTTCAATTATGTTATGACGGTTGGTGGGAGACATTAGCAGATGGCCGTACGGAGTACGTGAATACGAAGAATACAGCATTTTTAGTTCGGAAAGATTGTACGTTTGAGCAATTTATGGCAAGGGTGTATGAAGTTTTACAGATAAATCCTATTGAATATAGTTTGTCGATGAAGAAAACTTTGAGATCTAGTAACACAATGTATCGTGCATGTTCACTACCTATggatatatttaatgatgaaatagTTAATGTTGTGCTGCACATGGCCTCTGATGTGGTCAATTATGGATGCATCCCTATATTTGTCACCACACATCCTCGAGTTTCGGCCGAAAATCCTGAGCCACTTGTGGAAAGTAAAAGTTCGTTTAGAGCAAACGAGTCTGTCCCTGATATTGAGGAAGAGGTGTTACCACAACAAATGTCGTTCCAACAACATTACTCACCAGTCAACGAAAACAATGACACTATTGATGATAATGGCATTACGATAGCGGATGTTGAAGATAATGTGTTACCATTAGGGACATCGTTAGGGCAACATTACTCTccatttcaaaataatgaGTTCCGCAGTTATGATGATCCTGGTTATAACACCAACAACACAGAAGCTGATAATGTGCAAGGCATGAACTCCAATACTGAAGTTGATGATATGGACACTGGTCATTCCGATATTCCTATCAATAATGAGGATGAGCATCAGTATGATATTCCTGTTAACAATAGAGAGAATCGACCTATTCCTCCGATGGCCCGTTCGAGGAGGAGGACAACAGTTGATCCCCTGGTGAGTCTTGCTCCAGTTTTGCCTTCAAACTTGGTTGCTCCAGACTTAGTTAGAAGCTGTAATTCTGCCGACATTGGTGTGGGAAAGTTGTTCGTTGAGAAGAATGAGTTAATACTGGAATTGCGCAAAGTGGCCTTGCGGgaaaagtttgatttcaagattgcacgGTCCACAACGACACGCTTTGAGGCTCATTGTTCTTCGGAATCATGTAATTGGCGTCTTCGCGCAACAAGAGGTTCGGATGAGCATAATGTTCCTTGGGTAGTGAGAAGAGTTGACAATGTTCATACGTGCTCTAATGAGGTTTTGCCTAGTGGCCTCCGCCAAGTTAGGAGTCGGGTTGTTGGCCATCTTATTGCGGATAAATTTATTCAGGATAAACGGATATACACGCCGAATGACATTAGAACAGACATGCAGCAAGAATATGGGGTCCAGTTAACATATCAGCAAGCATATCGGGCTAAAGAAGTCGGTCTTGAAATAGTACGAGGGAACCCTGCAGAGTCATACAACTTACTTCCCAAATACTCTCACGTTTTGACCAAAGCGAATGAGGGCACAGTGACACACCTCCAGCGGGATGGAgatgataatttcttatacTACTTTGTTGCGCTTGGATCTTCCATTAAGGGCTTCACACAGTACATAAGGCCTGTGATCGCTGTAGATGGCACTCATTTGAAGGGGCTATATCGTGGAAGCATGTTTGTAGCAACATGTTTGTAG